The following are encoded in a window of Primulina eburnea isolate SZY01 chromosome 4, ASM2296580v1, whole genome shotgun sequence genomic DNA:
- the LOC140831191 gene encoding uncharacterized protein: MVSCREYYCYKFQIRDNMPSMLLYAGRLLQQYAVDMYIKLETTRLDYFRRNQAEMRSELYQGIVDSIINGETKGNEIGRRIVLPASFIGGPRDMRRRYLDAMALVRKFGKPDLFITMTCNPEWKEITDNLKEGQQPQDRPDLTTRVFRAKLQDLKNQIITKSIFGVVAAFVYVVEFQKRGLPHMHMLIILRQDSKINGPENFDYYVSAELPNKDKNPNLHNFVVKHMMHGPCGDLNKKNSCMIDGRCKSNYPRQFCQSTTQGKDGYPIYRRRNDGQIVDIRKAKLNNQWVVPHNSYLLLRYDCHVNVEVCSGLTAVKYLYKYIYKGHDKVVVHIASSNSDTVVDEIKNFQDARWVSAQEALWRIFEFDLNEISPAVISLALHLPNKQCITFWRNQNLENVIQHELTSKTMLTEFFHMCSINSKARSYLYAEFPEHYVWDKRNKCWYERKKVKVIGRINGANPTEGERYYLRLLLNHVRGPTSFNYLLTVNGKICFTFKEAAQRKGLLESDQSNFECLHEAMSFQMPYALRRLFATILVYCEPYDVRKLWDTYFDAISEDFRKENDGNKEFLVSKTLQNLNFILERMGKSIHVFDLPRITIEIDDYNDNICREAREEMSIEISPDDLLAQSKLNAGQQKAFSTILECLDSIGSGLFFVNGPGGTGKTYLYRALLANVRQRNMIALATATSGVAASILPGGRTAHSRFKIPIDLHEESYCTISKQSGLAELLRVTRLIIWDEAPMAQRIAIETVDRSLQDITGIQKPFGGKVVVLGGDFMQVLPVVPKATIQETINASLVKSYLYKQMQHMTLTENMRSKSDPVFSDFLLQVGSGIEPTDSEGNIKIPDEMIIKYSKNDEESSEEMLINHIFPNLKENAESTAYMTSRAILTSKNEYVDKLNEKIIQFFPGEGKTYASFDEAVDDTHNFYPQEFLNTLTPNGMPPHRLVLKKNCTIMLLRNLDPSEGLCNGTRMVCKEFEDNVIHAEITVGHHAGKHVFIPRIPLSPAENEGYPFQLRRKQFPIRLCFAMTINKAQGQTIPIVGIYLPQPVFSHGQLYVALSRGTSMSATKVLIKPNSITNIDDARTKNVVYKEVLRQDQETATVKGKEWK; encoded by the exons ATGGTTTCTTGTCGAGAGTACTATTGTTACAaattccaaataagagataACATGCCATCGATGCTTTTATATGCTGGAAGATTGTTGCAACAATATGCAGTTGATATGTATATTAAGCTTGAAACAACTAGATTGGATTACTTTAGAAGGAACCAAGCGGAAATGAGGTCAGAACTTTATCAAGGTATCGTTGACAGCATTATAAATGGAGAAACAAAAGGAAATGAAATTGGAAGAAGAATAGTTCTTCCAGCATCGTTTATCGGAGGACCAAGGGATATGCGTCGTAGATATCTTGATGCAATGGCATTGGTAAGAAAGTTTGGAAAACCTGATCTTTTCATTACAATGACTTGTAATCCAGAATGGAAAGAGATAACAGATAATTTGAAAGAAGGTCAACAACCTCAGGATCGACCTGATCTAACTACCAGGGTATTTCGAGCTAAGTTACAagatttaaaaaatcaaataattacCAAGTCAATATTTGGAGTGGTTGCTGCTTTTGTTTATGTGGTGGAATTTCAGAAGAGGGGGTTGCCTCATATGCACATGTTGATTATTTTGAGGCAAGATTCTAAAATCAATGGTCCTGAAAATTTTGATTACTATGTATCAGCAGAATTACCAAACAAAGACAAAAATCCCAACCTTCATAATTTTGTTGTGAAGCATATGATGCATGGTCCTTGTGGGGATTTAAATAAAAAGAATTCTTGTATGATTGATGGGCGTTGTAAAAGCAACTATCCACGCCAGTTTTGTCAAAGTACAACACAAGGAAAAGATGGTTATCCAATTTATAGAAGAAGAAATGATGGGCAAATAGTTGATATACGAAAGGCAAAGCTAAACAATCAATGGGTTGTTCCTCACAATTCTTACCTTCTGTTAAGGTATGATTGTCATGTTAATGTCGAAGTATGCTCTGGATTGACGGCtgtcaaatatctttacaaatatatatataaaggacATGATAAAGTTGTTGTGCATATTGCCTCCAGCAACAGTGATACTGTTGTGGATGAGATTAAGAACTTTCAAGATGCAAGGTGGGTCTCAGCACAAGAAGCACTGTGGAGaatatttgaatttgatttaAACGAGATATCCCCGGCTGTAATAAGTTTGGCATTACACTTGCCTAACAAACAATGCATCACATTTTGGAGGAATCAAAATTTGGAAAATGTCATTCAACACGAATTGACCTCAAAAACGATGCTAACTGAATTTTTTCATATGTGCTCAATAAATTCTAAAGCAAGATCTTATTTGTATGCCGAATTCCCAGAACATTATGTATGGGACAAAAGAAACAAGTGTTGGTATGAAAGGAAAAAAGTAAAAGTTATTGGACGTATAAATGGTGCAAATCCTACAGAAGGAGAAAGGTATTATTTAAGATTATTGCTCAATCATGTAAGAGGACCTACTTCTTTTAACTATTTGTTAACGGTTAATGGAAAGATTTGTTTCACATTCAAAGAAGCAGCACAGAGAAAGGGGTTGCTTGAATCAGATCAGAGCAACTTTGAGTGTTTGCATGAGGCTATGAGCTTCCAAATGCCATATGCTTTGAGAAGACTTTTTGCAACAATCTTAGTATATTGTGAGCCATACGATGTCAGAAAATTATGGGACACTTACTTTGACGCGATTTCCGAAGATTTTAGGAAAGAAAATGATGGCAACAAGGAATTTTTGGTATCAAAGACATTGCAAAActtgaattttattttggaaaGAATGGGAAAAAGTATTCATGTTTTTGATTTGCCAAGAATAACTATTGAAATAGATGACTACAATGATAATATTTGTAGAGAAGCTCGAGAGGAAATGTCTATTGAAATCTCACCTGACGACTTGTTAGCTCAATCCAAATTAAATGCAGGGCAACAAAAAGCATTCTCAACAATTCTCGAGTGCTTAGATTCCATTGGAAGTGGCCTTTTTTTTGTCAATGGACCTGGTGGAACTGGGAAAACATATTTATATCGTGCTTTGCTAGCAAATGTTAGGCAAAGAAATATGATTGCCCTTGCTACAGCAACTTCGGGAGTTGCAGCTTCGATATTACCTGGTGGTCGAACAGCTCATTCCCGATTTAAAATCCCAATTGATTTGCATGAAGAAAGCTATTGTACAATATCAAAACAAAGTGGACTTGCAGAACTGTTACGTGTAACACGATTAATTATATGGGATGAAGCACCGATGGCACAGCGGATAGCAATTGAAACTGTTGATAGAAGTTTGCAAGATATAACGGGAATCCAAAAACCATTTGGTGGAAAGGTGGTTGTTCTTGGAGGAGATTTCATGCAAGTTTTGCCGGTAGTTCCAAAAGCCACAATTCAAGAAACAATTAATGCAAGTTTAGTAAAATCTTATTTGTATAAACAAATGCAACATATGACTCTAACTGAAAATATGAGATCAAAATCTGACCCTGTTTTTAGCGATTTTTTGCTACAAGTAGGCAGTGGGATTGAACCTACCGATAGTGAAGGCAATATCAAAATTCCCGATGAAATGATTATCAAGTATAGCAAAAATGATGAGGAGTCTTCTGAAGAAATGCTAATAAATCACATATTCCCAAATCTAAAAGAAAATGCTGAATCAACAGCATATATGACAAGTCGAGCAATACTTACTTCAAAAAATGAATATGTTGACAAGTTGAATGAGAAAATTATTCAATTTTTCCCAGGTGAAGGTAAAACATATGCAAGCTTTGATGAAGCTGTTGACGATACTCATAATTTTTATCCCCAAGAATTTTTAAATACCTTGACTCCAAATGGAATGCCTCCTCATCGTTTGGTTTTGAAAAAAAACTGTACAATTATGCTATTGAGGAATTTAGATCCATCTGAAGGCCTGTGTAATGGAACCCGAATGGTTTGTAAGGAATTTGAAGACAATGTCATCCATGCAGAAATAACTGTTGGACATCATGCTGGAAAACATGTTTTTATTCCAAGAATACCTTTGTCTCCTGCTGAGAACGAGGGATATCCTTTCCAATTAAGAAGAAAACAGTTTCCGATTCGTTTGTGCTTTGCAATGACAATTAATAAGGCACAAGGTCAAACTATACCAATTGTTGGTATATACCTACCACAACCTGTGTTTTCACATGGCCAATTATACGTTGCATTATCTAGAGGCACTTCAATGTCCGCTACAAAAGTCTTGATAAAGCCAAATTCAATCACAAATATTGATGATGCAAGAACAAAAAATGTTGTATACAAAGAAGTTCTTCGTCAAG ACCAGGAGACGGCCACAGTCAAGGGGAAAGAGTGGAAGTAA
- the LOC140831192 gene encoding respiratory burst oxidase homolog protein A-like isoform X1, which yields MGGTGKYDSRWDSESVSARNSEGSSPVVEYSRASSTHSAEEFVEVTLDLQDDDTIILRSVEPATVITIDSNDAIAGIAGIETPVPSSTSRSPTMRRSSSNRLFQFSQELKAEAVAKAKHFSQELKAELRRFSWSHGHASRILSTAGGVGGNGLESALAARAMRRQRAQLDRTRSGTQKALRGLKFISKSKNNSVDAWEEVEKNFQKLSRDCFLYRADFAQCIGMKDSNEFGLELFDALSRRRRLKFDKISRDELYEFWLQITDQSFDSRLQIFFDMVDKNEDGRITETEVKEIIMLSASANKLSRLKEQAEEYAALIMEELDPERLGYIELWQLETLLLQKDTYLNYSQALSYTSQAMSQNLHGLRYRGRIKRLSNKLLYFVQENWKRIWVTILWIMIMIGLFTWKFYQYKQKNAYQIMGYCLLTAKGAAETLKFNMALVLLPVCRNTITWLRSSKVAYFVPFDDNINFHQTIAAAIVVGVILHVGNHLACDFPRLTHVSDTNYTLYFNDDFGDHRPTYPDLVGGVEGVTGILMLIFMITAFILATRWFRRSLIKLPKPFDRLTGYNAFWYSHHLLVLVYVLLIIHGTCLYLVHVWYKKTTWMYLAVPVLLYAGERILRFFRSGFYSVRLLKVAIYPGNVLSLQMSKPPQFKYKSGQYMFVQCPAISPFEWHPFSITSAPGDDYLSIHIRQLGDWTHELRRVFSEACEAPVSGKSGLLRADETTKKSLPKLLIDGPYGAPAQNYRKYDVLLLVGLGIGATPFISILKDLLNNIVKLEEQAVSISLFVGVLIFSSTIDKLGYSFQDSLSDFSRYSDQSGGSFDPSSLNKVSPKRKKPLRTSNAYFYWVTREQGSFDWFKGVMNEVAELDQRGVIEMHNYLTSVYEEGDARSALITMVQALNHAKNGVDIVSGTRVRTHFARPNWKKVLSKISTKHANARIGVFYCGAPVLAKELNQLCNEYNQKGSTKFEFHKEHF from the exons ATGGGAGGTACCGGAAAATATGATAGCCGATGGGATTCTGAATCTGTGAGCGCCAGGAATTCGGAAGGGTCTTCGCCGGTGGTGGAGTATTCTAGAGCTTCGTCAACGCACTCGGCCGAGGAGTTTGTGGAAGTGACGCTTGATCTTCAGGATGACGATACCATTATACTGCGTAGTGTTGAGCCGGCCACGGTTATTACCATCGATAGCAATGACGCCATTGCTGGGATAGCGGGGATTGAAACTCCGGTGCCTTCGTCGACTTCGAGATCGCCCACAATGCGCCGGAGCTCTTCTAATAGACTGTTTCAGTTTTCTCAGGAGTTGAAGGCCGAAGCGGTGGCGAAGGCGAAGCATTTCTCGCAGGAGCTGAAAGCGGAGCTGCGGCGATTCTCCTGGAGCCACGGGCATGCGTCGCGTATACTGTCTACCGCTGGTGGGGTCGGCGGTAACGGTTTGGAATCTGCGCTGGCTGCGCGGGCGATGCGTCGCCAACGTGCGCAGCTGGATCGCACCCGCTCAGGCACTCAAAAAGCACTGAGAGGTTTGAAATTCATCAGCAAAAGCAAGAACAACAGCGTTGATGCCTGGGAAGAAGTCGAGAAAAACTTCCAGAAGCTCTCCAGGGACTGCTTTCTTTACCGCGCAGATTTCGCACAATGCATAG GGATGAAAGATTCCAATGAATTTGGGTTGGAATTATTCGATGCATTGAGCAGAAGGAGGAGATTGAAGTTCGATAAGATTTCGAGAGACGAGCTTTACGAATTTTGGTTGCAAATTACAGATCAAAGCTTCGATTCCAGGCTTCAGATTTTCTTCGACAT GGTAGACAAGAATGAGGATGGTCGGATCACCGAAACGGAAGTCAAGGAG atTATTATGCTCAGTGCTTCTGCAAACAAGTTATCGAGACTAAAAGAACAAGCAGAAGAATATGCAGCTTTAATAATGGAAGAATTGGACCCAGAGAGACTTGGCTACATTGAG CTATGGCAGCTGGAAACACTATTATTACAAAAGGACACTTACTTAAATTACAGTCAAGCCCTGAGCTACACGAGCCAGGCCATGAGTCAAAATCTACATGGTCTTAGGTACAGAGGCCGGATCAAAAGATTGAGCAACAAGTTGCTCTATTTCGTCCAAGAAAACTGGAAGAGAATTTGGGTGACAATACTTTGGATCATGATCATGATAGGGCTTTTCACTTGGAAGTTCTACCAGTACAAACAGAAAAATGCGTACCAAATCATGGGATACTGTCTTCTCACGGCTAAAGGTGCAGCTGAAACATTGAAATTCAACATGGCTCTTGTGTTATTGCCTGTGTGTAGGAATACCATTACTTGGCTGAGATCCTCTAAGGTGGCTTATTTTGTGCCATTTGATGACAATATCAACTTTCACCAG ACCATTGCTGCTGCTATTGTAGTTGGTGTCATACTTCATGTTGGTAACCACCTTGCCTGCGACTTCCCAAGGCTTACACACGTATCCGATACCAATTATACCCTTTATTTTAATGACGACTTTGGCGATCATAGGCCCACATACCCAGACCTTGTTGGAGGAGTTGAGGGTGTGACGGGAATCTTGATGCTGATCTTCATGATAACTGCTTTTATATTGGCAACACGGTGGTTTAGAAGGAGTCTAATCAAGTTGCCGAAGCCATTCGACAGGCTTACAGGATACAATGCTTTCTGGTATTCACACCACTTGCTTGTCTTAGTCTACGTCTTGCTTATCATCCATGGCACCTGTCTTTATCTTGTGCATGTCTGGTACAAAAAGACG ACATGGATGTATCTGGCAGTTCCGGTACTTCTTTATGCAGGTGAAAGAATACTCAGATTCTTCCGGTCGGGTTTCTATAGCGTCCGGCTTCTGAAG GTTGCTATTTATCCAGGAAATGTCCTCAGCTTGCAAATGTCAAAGCCTCCACAATTTAAATACAAGAGCGGGCAATACATGTTTGTCCAATGTCCAGCCATTTCTCCATTTGAatg GCATCCATTTTCAATTACCTCAGCGCCTGGTGATGACTATCTTAGCATTCACATACGGCAGTTAGGTGATTGGACACACGAACTTAGAAGGGTGTTTTCTGAGGCATGCGAGGCACCAGTTTCTGGAAAGAGTGGGTTACTTAGAGCGGATGAAACTACCAAGAAAAG TTTGCCAAAGTTACTAATTGACGGACCTTATGGAGCTCCGGCACAAAACTATAGAAAATACGACGTCCTCTTACTTGTTGGCCTTGGGATAGGAGCGACACCTTTTATAAGCATCCTAAAAGATTTACTAAACAATATTGTCAAACTGGAGGAGCAGGCTGTAAGTATCAGTTTGTTTGTTGGAGTCCTCATTTTCAGCTCAACCATTGATAAACTTGGTTACTCTTTCCAGGATTCACTTTCAGATTTCAGCAGGTAttcagatcagagtggaggatCTTTCGACCCTTCCTCTCTTAACAAGGTTTCACCAAAAAGAAAGAAACCTCTTAGAACCTCCAATGCTTACTTTTATTGGGTCACTAGAGAGCAAGGTTCGTTCGATTGGTTCAAAGGAGTCATGAATGAAgtagctgaacttgatcagagg GGTGTCATTGAGATGCACAACTATTTAACTAGTGTATATGAGGAAGGGGATGCTCGTTCAGCTCTCATCACCATGGTTCAGGCTCTTAACCATGCCAAGAATGGGGTTGATATTGTATCAGGCACGAGG GTTAGAACCCACTTTGCAAGGCCTAATTGGAAAAAGGTTCTCTCGAAAATCAGCACCAAGCATGCTAATGCGAGGATAG GAGTTTTCTATTGTGGGGCACCAGTTTTGGCAAAAGAACTCAACCAGCTCTGCAACGAATATAATCAGAAGGGCTCAACCAAATTTGAATTCCACAAGGAACATTTCTGA
- the LOC140831192 gene encoding respiratory burst oxidase homolog protein A-like isoform X2 gives MGGTGKYDSRWDSESVSARNSEGSSPVVEYSRASSTHSAEEFVEVTLDLQDDDTIILRSVEPATVITIDSNDAIAGIAGIETPVPSSTSRSPTMRRSSSNRLFQFSQELKAEAVAKAKHFSQELKAELRRFSWSHGHASRILSTAGGVGGNGLESALAARAMRRQRAQLDRTRSGTQKALRGLKFISKSKNNSVDAWEEVEKNFQKLSRDCFLYRADFAQCIGMKDSNEFGLELFDALSRRRRLKFDKISRDELYEFWLQITDQSFDSRLQIFFDMVDKNEDGRITETEVKEIIMLSASANKLSRLKEQAEEYAALIMEELDPERLGYIELWQLETLLLQKDTYLNYSQALSYTSQAMSQNLHGLRYRGRIKRLSNKLLYFVQENWKRIWVTILWIMIMIGLFTWKFYQYKQKNAYQIMGYCLLTAKGAAETLKFNMALVLLPVCRNTITWLRSSKVAYFVPFDDNINFHQTIAAAIVVGVILHVGNHLACDFPRLTHVSDTNYTLYFNDDFGDHRPTYPDLVGGVEGVTGILMLIFMITAFILATRWFRRSLIKLPKPFDRLTGYNAFWYSHHLLVLVYVLLIIHGTCLYLVHVWYKKTTWMYLAVPVLLYAGERILRFFRSGFYSVRLLKVAIYPGNVLSLQMSKPPQFKYKSGQYMFVQCPAISPFEWHPFSITSAPGDDYLSIHIRQLGDWTHELRRVFSEACEAPVSGKSGLLRADETTKKSLPKLLIDGPYGAPAQNYRKYDVLLLVGLGIGATPFISILKDLLNNIVKLEEQADSLSDFSRYSDQSGGSFDPSSLNKVSPKRKKPLRTSNAYFYWVTREQGSFDWFKGVMNEVAELDQRGVIEMHNYLTSVYEEGDARSALITMVQALNHAKNGVDIVSGTRVRTHFARPNWKKVLSKISTKHANARIGVFYCGAPVLAKELNQLCNEYNQKGSTKFEFHKEHF, from the exons ATGGGAGGTACCGGAAAATATGATAGCCGATGGGATTCTGAATCTGTGAGCGCCAGGAATTCGGAAGGGTCTTCGCCGGTGGTGGAGTATTCTAGAGCTTCGTCAACGCACTCGGCCGAGGAGTTTGTGGAAGTGACGCTTGATCTTCAGGATGACGATACCATTATACTGCGTAGTGTTGAGCCGGCCACGGTTATTACCATCGATAGCAATGACGCCATTGCTGGGATAGCGGGGATTGAAACTCCGGTGCCTTCGTCGACTTCGAGATCGCCCACAATGCGCCGGAGCTCTTCTAATAGACTGTTTCAGTTTTCTCAGGAGTTGAAGGCCGAAGCGGTGGCGAAGGCGAAGCATTTCTCGCAGGAGCTGAAAGCGGAGCTGCGGCGATTCTCCTGGAGCCACGGGCATGCGTCGCGTATACTGTCTACCGCTGGTGGGGTCGGCGGTAACGGTTTGGAATCTGCGCTGGCTGCGCGGGCGATGCGTCGCCAACGTGCGCAGCTGGATCGCACCCGCTCAGGCACTCAAAAAGCACTGAGAGGTTTGAAATTCATCAGCAAAAGCAAGAACAACAGCGTTGATGCCTGGGAAGAAGTCGAGAAAAACTTCCAGAAGCTCTCCAGGGACTGCTTTCTTTACCGCGCAGATTTCGCACAATGCATAG GGATGAAAGATTCCAATGAATTTGGGTTGGAATTATTCGATGCATTGAGCAGAAGGAGGAGATTGAAGTTCGATAAGATTTCGAGAGACGAGCTTTACGAATTTTGGTTGCAAATTACAGATCAAAGCTTCGATTCCAGGCTTCAGATTTTCTTCGACAT GGTAGACAAGAATGAGGATGGTCGGATCACCGAAACGGAAGTCAAGGAG atTATTATGCTCAGTGCTTCTGCAAACAAGTTATCGAGACTAAAAGAACAAGCAGAAGAATATGCAGCTTTAATAATGGAAGAATTGGACCCAGAGAGACTTGGCTACATTGAG CTATGGCAGCTGGAAACACTATTATTACAAAAGGACACTTACTTAAATTACAGTCAAGCCCTGAGCTACACGAGCCAGGCCATGAGTCAAAATCTACATGGTCTTAGGTACAGAGGCCGGATCAAAAGATTGAGCAACAAGTTGCTCTATTTCGTCCAAGAAAACTGGAAGAGAATTTGGGTGACAATACTTTGGATCATGATCATGATAGGGCTTTTCACTTGGAAGTTCTACCAGTACAAACAGAAAAATGCGTACCAAATCATGGGATACTGTCTTCTCACGGCTAAAGGTGCAGCTGAAACATTGAAATTCAACATGGCTCTTGTGTTATTGCCTGTGTGTAGGAATACCATTACTTGGCTGAGATCCTCTAAGGTGGCTTATTTTGTGCCATTTGATGACAATATCAACTTTCACCAG ACCATTGCTGCTGCTATTGTAGTTGGTGTCATACTTCATGTTGGTAACCACCTTGCCTGCGACTTCCCAAGGCTTACACACGTATCCGATACCAATTATACCCTTTATTTTAATGACGACTTTGGCGATCATAGGCCCACATACCCAGACCTTGTTGGAGGAGTTGAGGGTGTGACGGGAATCTTGATGCTGATCTTCATGATAACTGCTTTTATATTGGCAACACGGTGGTTTAGAAGGAGTCTAATCAAGTTGCCGAAGCCATTCGACAGGCTTACAGGATACAATGCTTTCTGGTATTCACACCACTTGCTTGTCTTAGTCTACGTCTTGCTTATCATCCATGGCACCTGTCTTTATCTTGTGCATGTCTGGTACAAAAAGACG ACATGGATGTATCTGGCAGTTCCGGTACTTCTTTATGCAGGTGAAAGAATACTCAGATTCTTCCGGTCGGGTTTCTATAGCGTCCGGCTTCTGAAG GTTGCTATTTATCCAGGAAATGTCCTCAGCTTGCAAATGTCAAAGCCTCCACAATTTAAATACAAGAGCGGGCAATACATGTTTGTCCAATGTCCAGCCATTTCTCCATTTGAatg GCATCCATTTTCAATTACCTCAGCGCCTGGTGATGACTATCTTAGCATTCACATACGGCAGTTAGGTGATTGGACACACGAACTTAGAAGGGTGTTTTCTGAGGCATGCGAGGCACCAGTTTCTGGAAAGAGTGGGTTACTTAGAGCGGATGAAACTACCAAGAAAAG TTTGCCAAAGTTACTAATTGACGGACCTTATGGAGCTCCGGCACAAAACTATAGAAAATACGACGTCCTCTTACTTGTTGGCCTTGGGATAGGAGCGACACCTTTTATAAGCATCCTAAAAGATTTACTAAACAATATTGTCAAACTGGAGGAGCAGGCT GATTCACTTTCAGATTTCAGCAGGTAttcagatcagagtggaggatCTTTCGACCCTTCCTCTCTTAACAAGGTTTCACCAAAAAGAAAGAAACCTCTTAGAACCTCCAATGCTTACTTTTATTGGGTCACTAGAGAGCAAGGTTCGTTCGATTGGTTCAAAGGAGTCATGAATGAAgtagctgaacttgatcagagg GGTGTCATTGAGATGCACAACTATTTAACTAGTGTATATGAGGAAGGGGATGCTCGTTCAGCTCTCATCACCATGGTTCAGGCTCTTAACCATGCCAAGAATGGGGTTGATATTGTATCAGGCACGAGG GTTAGAACCCACTTTGCAAGGCCTAATTGGAAAAAGGTTCTCTCGAAAATCAGCACCAAGCATGCTAATGCGAGGATAG GAGTTTTCTATTGTGGGGCACCAGTTTTGGCAAAAGAACTCAACCAGCTCTGCAACGAATATAATCAGAAGGGCTCAACCAAATTTGAATTCCACAAGGAACATTTCTGA